The genomic segment GCTCCTATTTTCCTTTTCATATGTTTAAATGCGAATTCAGATCCTATTGACTCCTCGGTTTTTAACAATAACTACGAGATGAAAGTGCTTCTTAATTATATTTCCGTTAAGAAGGAGGAACCATTAAAATTATTTATAGCAATTAATTATAATGCAAAATCAGAAGATATAATAGAGAGATTGACTGTGTTTTATATGAATCTTGAGAAGAACGGAATAAGAAGTTTAAATAAGAAGAAGCAAATTAAGGAGATCTATAAAAAAGTACATTCAACCTTCTTTCAAAAATATGTCGAAGAAGTTTATTTCTCAGATATTTTTGCAAATGGTAATTATAATTGTTTAACGGCATCAGCCATATATGCTATGGTTTTCGAGCACTTTGATATTGATTATACGATTAAAAAAGCGCCTGAACATGTTTATCTAATTGCTGATCCAAATGGAGAGCAAATTGTTATTGAAACAACTTTGCCTGCAAATGGACTTTTTGTATATGACGATCGCTATAAGAAGGGTTATGTTGATTACTTAAGTGAGAATAAGTTGATTTCAGAGAATGAGTATAAAACAAAATCAATAGATGAACTTTTTGAACAAAATTATAACCAAAGAACATCAATTAATATATATCAGCTTGCCGCTTTACAGTACTATAATTTTGGAGTAACTTATTACAATTCTTTAAATTATAATGATGCTTTAAAATGCTTTGAAAAGGCGGAAATATTATACGATGATAAATCAATTACTTTTTTGAAAAGCGCTACACTTCAAAATATTCTAAACGAACAAAATAGTAAGAAAAAATACTCGGGTAAAACACTGGCAAGGTATTTAAATGTCAATAAAAAAAGTTCAACCACAATTGATTATGCAGATAACATTTTTAGGGTTGTGTCTAACGAATTAGTTATTAATCATCCGAATGTTAGTGAGTACAAGCAGTATTTTAACGATTTAATAACCTTACTTTCTGATTCAATTAATAAGAATGATTTTTACCATACCTATAATGAATTACTTGGTTATTATTATTATACGAGTTCCGATCTTCAGAAATCTTTATACTATTTTGGTAATGCATATAAGTTTAACTCCGAAAACATTCGTACTAGACAAGCAATAGCTGAAATAGTTAGTAAATACTTGATTTTTGATAATGATTATGAGAATAGAATAGATTCTCTTGATTTGTATATTCAGAAATTCCCTTTTGTCGCTTCAAATAGTATGGTACAACAATTTTTGGTCTATAGTTTTTCAAGGATTATCACCAATAACTTTGAAATGGGTAATATAGGTAAAGGAAAGCATTACCTTGAACGATTTGAAGTCTTTATTAAAGGTAATCTATTTAAAGATGCAAGCAGTGAGCATATTGGAGGGCTTTACAAGTCGATATATTCATATTATTACAGAATTCATAACTACATTAAGGCTGAGGAGTATTTGAAAAGGGGATTGGAATTGGTGCCAAATTCAAATGAATTGCAATCAACTTACACTTACTTCCAATCATCAAAGAAAGAATTATTGGAATGGGCTAGAAAGAATAACTATAGTACTAAGGATGAGTCTATGTCTTTAGACAATGAATCAGTTAGTGTCTTGAATAGTGTAGCAAAAACAAATAGAGAGAGTGTCAACTTTGTTGTCAATAAATATTTGAAAAAGAAACAGTGGAAACTTGAATCAGTCACCGTTGGTGATAAGATTCTTAAGTTTTCTGCGAAGGAGCAAGTAATATTTTCATTTACAACTGACAAAGATGTTAAAATAAAGGATGAAACAACATTGGATTCTGGTACTTGGAGTTATGATAAGAATGAAAGTTTGCTAAAGATTAAAAACAGTAAGGATTTGGGAATAATGTATATTATGATTTACGAGGCAGACAGTACAACAATCAAATCGGTTGTAAACACTGAAAAAGATGCGATTAAGGCGATAACAGTTTTTAAAGGATTTTAATCGAAGCATAATAATACAAAAAAGGCTGCATACATGCAGCCTTTTTTGTATTTAGTTAAATGGTTTAAGCGGTTAATACTTCTTGAAAAAGACTTGAAAGTCCTTCAAGTTGAAATTTTTAGAAAACCCTTCCTCAAGGCTAAAAACCCTGAAGTATGAGGCGTTTTCTTTAACCGGCGGAATGTAATCAAATTCATAGTAAGTATTGATCTTGAATTTCTGATCAACTTCTGCCGATTCTGGCGTTTTAACACATTTACACTTATTCATAGGTTTGGTATAAAGGCTTCTAATCAAAAATCTTTGACCACTCTTTAAAATTACGTTTCTTCCAATCCCCCTTATGGTACAAATAGCTGGCAATTAATGGTAATACGCTTGTAGCCTCGGCATAAACCATTTGTTCGTAAGTTGTATCAACTTTTCCCCATGATGAAGCTTCTTTTAAGGTAGAGCTGGAACAAGCACCATCACGAACATCGGCAACTGTAATTTGTATTGCATATTTATGCATTGGAACTTCATAGCCTAATATCTCGGCGCAGACAACGGTATCCTGTGCAAAATTCTTAGGTACACCGCCACCAATCATAAATAGACCAGTTACATTTGCTTTAACCTTTACCATTGTTAGTTCACGGAAATCTTTTACTGAATCGATTGATACGTGAGCCTTGGGATTTTCTACCTGATGTTTAACTAAACCAAAACCTGCACTGCTATCGCTGAAAGCTGGGCAGAAAATGGGAACATTATGCTCATAACAAACCTGAATTAATGAATCTTTCTTAACAGAATGCTTTACTAAATATTTCCCCATCTCTTTAATAAACTCACGAGAGCTATAAGCTCCAGGTTTCATTCCATCTGCAATAGTTTTGATTGTTCCATCGCAATTCTGTAACTCCTCTTCGTCAATAAATGTATCGTAAATTCTATCGATATATAAATCACGTAGGTGATTGTCGTCTATTGATTGTGATCCTTTGTAGTGTTTAAAACCAAGTGCCTCAAAGAAATCCATATCTACAATTGATGCTCCTGTTGCAACAATAACATCAATCATCTTATTTTTAACCATTTCAACGTATATCTGCATGCAACCACCAGCACTAGTACTACCTGCAAGGGTCAATATATTGGTGCATTCAGAATCGTTTATCATGCGGTTAAAAATATCCGATGCTACAGCAGTGTCTCTTGAGGTGAAAGACATTTCACGCATAGAATCAATAATAGGGGTAGCATCAAAAGATTTAATATCAATGTGCTTAATTGTATCCTTCAGCAGATCCTTTTTCTCCATTATGTCAAATTATTTTTTGCAAAAATAGCTAAATAGTTTTAAAAATTTACCTTACTGAATTTCTGAATTTATACGAGAGAAGCTTATAAATAAGTTTCGTTGCAAGGAAATCTGATGAACGTTCTTTTGGATTAGGGCAAAGCTCAACCACATCAAAACCCACTAAATTCTTACGTTCTATCAGTTTTTTAAGGAATTGAAGGGTTGGATACCATTGCAATCCCCCCGGCTCAGGAGTGCCTGTTGATGGCATAATTGATGGGTCGAAGCCATCGAGATCAATGGTTAAATAGACATTATCAGTTAAAAGATCAATTGCTTGATCCATCCAATCATCAGAATTTACAATTTTATGAGCCCAAAAAACCCTACTTGGATCTAAATTTTCCTTTTCACCAACATCCATACTACGAATACCAACCTGCACAATAGGGCAAATTTCTTTGGCGCGAGCCATTATACAAGCGTGATTGTTTTTGCTGCCTTCATAGCTTGAACGAAGGTCGGTATGTGC from the Bacteroidales bacterium genome contains:
- a CDS encoding deoxyhypusine synthase encodes the protein MEKKDLLKDTIKHIDIKSFDATPIIDSMREMSFTSRDTAVASDIFNRMINDSECTNILTLAGSTSAGGCMQIYVEMVKNKMIDVIVATGASIVDMDFFEALGFKHYKGSQSIDDNHLRDLYIDRIYDTFIDEEELQNCDGTIKTIADGMKPGAYSSREFIKEMGKYLVKHSVKKDSLIQVCYEHNVPIFCPAFSDSSAGFGLVKHQVENPKAHVSIDSVKDFRELTMVKVKANVTGLFMIGGGVPKNFAQDTVVCAEILGYEVPMHKYAIQITVADVRDGACSSSTLKEASSWGKVDTTYEQMVYAEATSVLPLIASYLYHKGDWKKRNFKEWSKIFD
- the speB gene encoding agmatinase produces the protein MYNYGDLPKQFTEESTAKVAILPVPYDGTSTWIKGADKGPEALLEASANMELYDIETDSEVYKIGIYTAPAVKVNKSPEAMVEAVRKKAESLLEKEKFLVTLGGEHSISIGVIQAHAKKFSNLSVLQIDAHTDLRSSYEGSKNNHACIMARAKEICPIVQVGIRSMDVGEKENLDPSRVFWAHKIVNSDDWMDQAIDLLTDNVYLTIDLDGFDPSIMPSTGTPEPGGLQWYPTLQFLKKLIERKNLVGFDVVELCPNPKERSSDFLATKLIYKLLSYKFRNSVR